Proteins found in one Clostridium kluyveri DSM 555 genomic segment:
- a CDS encoding GntR family transcriptional regulator, protein MSSQYVMKPVYQKIAIDIANRIVAGDFSIGDKLYGRSSLASHYNVSPETIRRAMILLNDMDIVEVTKGSGIIVKSVDNCLKFIGKFKDIDSMNFLKKEMLDLLDEKNILEKKIEGVLNELIDYSNRFTSTNSFIPFEFKIYKGFDIIGKTISECRFWQNTFATIIGIRRRGKLILSPGPYAVFEEDDVFIAIGDEASYYRIKKFIC, encoded by the coding sequence ATGTCATCACAATATGTTATGAAACCTGTGTATCAAAAAATAGCAATAGATATAGCGAATAGAATAGTAGCTGGGGATTTTTCTATAGGTGATAAACTCTATGGCAGATCCTCCCTTGCAAGCCACTATAATGTCTCTCCTGAAACTATCAGAAGGGCAATGATTCTTTTAAATGATATGGATATTGTGGAAGTAACGAAAGGCAGTGGAATCATTGTTAAATCTGTAGATAACTGTTTAAAATTTATAGGCAAATTTAAGGATATAGATTCTATGAATTTCTTGAAAAAGGAAATGCTTGATTTATTGGATGAAAAGAATATATTAGAGAAAAAAATTGAAGGAGTACTTAATGAACTTATAGATTATTCTAATAGATTTACCAGCACTAATTCTTTTATACCTTTTGAGTTTAAAATATATAAGGGATTCGATATTATTGGAAAGACTATATCTGAATGTAGGTTTTGGCAAAATACTTTTGCCACTATAATAGGTATAAGAAGAAGAGGCAAATTAATACTTTCTCCAGGGCCCTATGCTGTATTTGAAGAAGATGATGTTTTTATAGCCATAGGTGATGAAGCAAGTTATTATAGAATTAAAAAATTTATTTGTTAA
- a CDS encoding glycine betaine ABC transporter substrate-binding protein: MNTINNFFQFVIDRKLQIYNLFIEHIELTLFAVLISVIIGIPLGMFIIRNRKLSTGVIGVANVIQSIPSLALLGFLIPVLGIGSKPAIAMVVLYSLLPIIKNTFTGLTNIDGSIIEAAEGLGLTKSQILIKVRLPLAMPVIMSGIRISAVTAVGLMTIAAFVGAGGLGYLVFSGVQTVNNNMILAGAIPACFLAIFFDFIIGKIEDIVTPKGIKVSHKKSKKKTNKNITKILKNKKPILTVVALLILGIIAFMTYSGLTKKTIVVGSKNFNEQIVLGNMVSSLIEYNTDYKVDRKLNLGGSSVVFSAMKSGNIDLYVEYTGTGLVNIMKRESISDADRVYDIVEDYFKKNYGMQWLKPLGFNNTYVLAMKKELSNQYNINTISDLTKISNSINLGCTMEFANRDDGYPGLQKLYGLNFKTVKGLDGGLRYSSLENDETQITDAFSTDGLLKKFDLKLLKDDKNFFPPYYAVPLVREDVLEKYPEIKPILLSLEGKITDEDMREMNYRADNGEDPKVIAEDFLKEKGLIK, from the coding sequence GTGAATACTATAAATAATTTTTTTCAATTTGTCATAGATAGAAAATTACAAATATATAATCTTTTCATAGAACATATAGAGCTAACGCTGTTCGCAGTTTTAATATCTGTGATCATAGGAATTCCCTTGGGAATGTTTATAATAAGAAATAGGAAGCTTTCCACCGGGGTAATTGGAGTTGCAAATGTTATACAATCTATACCCAGTCTGGCTTTACTGGGTTTTTTAATTCCGGTGCTTGGGATAGGAAGTAAACCTGCAATTGCCATGGTAGTTTTATACTCCCTACTTCCAATTATAAAAAATACCTTTACAGGACTTACTAACATAGATGGTTCTATAATTGAAGCTGCAGAGGGACTTGGACTTACTAAAAGTCAGATTTTAATAAAGGTTAGACTGCCTCTCGCAATGCCAGTTATAATGTCTGGCATAAGAATATCGGCAGTTACTGCAGTGGGACTTATGACTATTGCAGCTTTTGTAGGAGCTGGAGGACTGGGATATCTGGTATTTTCAGGAGTACAGACTGTTAATAATAACATGATTCTGGCAGGGGCAATTCCAGCTTGTTTTCTAGCTATATTCTTTGATTTTATTATAGGAAAGATTGAAGATATAGTAACGCCTAAAGGTATAAAAGTTTCACATAAAAAATCAAAGAAAAAAACTAATAAAAATATTACTAAAATATTAAAGAATAAAAAACCTATTTTAACAGTGGTGGCCTTATTGATATTGGGTATTATTGCATTTATGACGTATAGTGGATTAACTAAAAAAACCATAGTAGTTGGCTCAAAAAACTTTAATGAACAGATAGTACTTGGAAATATGGTTTCTTCTTTAATAGAGTACAATACGGATTATAAAGTAGATAGAAAATTAAATTTGGGAGGCAGCAGTGTGGTTTTTAGTGCCATGAAGTCCGGCAATATAGATTTATATGTGGAATATACAGGTACAGGACTTGTAAATATAATGAAACGAGAATCTATAAGCGATGCAGACCGTGTTTATGATATAGTAGAAGATTATTTTAAGAAAAACTATGGTATGCAATGGCTTAAACCCTTAGGATTTAATAATACCTATGTGCTGGCAATGAAAAAGGAATTGTCAAATCAATATAATATAAATACCATATCGGATTTGACAAAAATAAGTAATAGTATAAATTTAGGCTGTACTATGGAGTTTGCTAACAGAGATGATGGATACCCGGGACTTCAAAAATTATATGGATTAAATTTTAAAACTGTAAAAGGTCTAGATGGGGGACTTAGATATTCTTCTCTTGAAAATGATGAAACTCAGATAACAGATGCTTTTTCTACAGATGGACTGCTTAAGAAATTTGATTTGAAACTTCTAAAAGATGATAAAAACTTTTTCCCTCCTTATTATGCAGTTCCTTTGGTGAGAGAAGATGTATTAGAAAAGTATCCTGAAATTAAACCAATACTCTTAAGCTTAGAAGGAAAAATTACGGATGAGGATATGAGAGAAATGAATTATAGAGCAGATAATGGTGAGGATCCTAAAGTAATAGCAGAAGATTTCCTGAAAGAGAAGGGATTAATTAAATAA
- a CDS encoding betaine/proline/choline family ABC transporter ATP-binding protein (Members of the family are the ATP-binding subunit of ABC transporters for substrates such as betaine, L-proline or other amino acids, choline, carnitine, etc. The substrate specificity is best determined from the substrate-binding subunit, rather than this subunit, as it interacts with the permease subunit and not with substrate directly.), with translation MIEFKNVSKTINNKSIINNISLNVDRGELVTFIGPSGCGKTTTLKMINKLITPSSGEIFINRNKIEEEDTIKLRRNIGYVIQQTGLFPHMTVAENISLIPNIEKMDNKKIQERMEELLTLVGMSPKDYMNKYPNELSGGQQQRVGIVRALVMNPDIILMDEPFNALDPITRGQLQDEIFNIQQNFKKTIVFVTHDMDEALKLADRICIMGKGTVLQFDTPEEILKNPANDFVREFIGENRIWNQPELIKAKDIMIKNPIKSSGERTVVQALEIMKSNHVDSLLVVNENNNLIGLVTLKKIRLNMDKNKRLKDIMETEVITVSFEDSIVSALEKMEYNKMGYIPVIDDKLTLVGLITRSSLLSVMSNQFINKDVDI, from the coding sequence TTGATAGAATTTAAAAATGTAAGCAAAACTATAAACAACAAATCTATTATTAATAATATAAGTTTAAATGTAGATAGGGGAGAATTAGTAACTTTTATCGGCCCAAGTGGTTGTGGAAAAACTACTACTTTAAAAATGATCAATAAATTGATAACTCCAAGTTCAGGTGAAATTTTTATAAATAGAAATAAAATTGAAGAGGAGGACACTATCAAACTTAGGAGAAATATAGGTTATGTAATACAACAGACAGGCCTTTTTCCTCATATGACTGTGGCTGAGAATATATCTTTAATACCTAATATTGAAAAAATGGACAATAAAAAAATTCAGGAAAGGATGGAAGAGCTATTGACTCTGGTAGGTATGTCTCCTAAAGATTATATGAACAAGTATCCCAATGAATTAAGTGGAGGACAGCAGCAAAGAGTTGGAATAGTAAGAGCACTGGTCATGAATCCAGATATAATATTAATGGACGAGCCTTTTAATGCATTGGATCCAATAACAAGAGGTCAACTTCAAGATGAAATATTTAATATTCAACAAAATTTTAAAAAGACCATTGTCTTTGTAACTCATGATATGGATGAAGCATTAAAACTCGCTGACCGTATATGTATTATGGGAAAGGGTACTGTGCTGCAATTTGATACCCCAGAAGAAATATTAAAAAATCCAGCTAATGATTTTGTACGGGAGTTTATCGGAGAAAACAGAATTTGGAATCAGCCGGAGTTAATTAAGGCAAAGGATATAATGATAAAAAATCCAATAAAATCAAGCGGAGAAAGAACGGTAGTACAAGCACTTGAAATAATGAAATCAAATCATGTAGATAGTTTGCTTGTGGTGAATGAGAATAATAATCTAATAGGACTTGTTACTTTGAAAAAAATCAGACTTAATATGGATAAAAATAAGAGGCTAAAGGATATTATGGAAACAGAGGTGATAACAGTTAGTTTTGAAGATTCCATAGTAAGCGCTTTAGAAAAAATGGAATATAACAAAATGGGATATATTCCTGTTATAGATGATAAATTAACTTTAGTAGGGCTTATTACTAGAAGCAGTCTTTTGTCTGTAATGAGTAATCAGTTTATTAATAAGGATGTGGATATCTAG
- the dapB gene encoding 4-hydroxy-tetrahydrodipicolinate reductase — MIKVGLIGLGKTGHHIARGISEQNNMKIVAAICSPKSTKKGMNLGELLGTHKTEIKISTSDELQSIIFKTKPDVIVDFSKPSSTMENALTISKMKVNLVIGTTGFTKDDISKFQDMAYRFNNGIVYAPNITLGVNVVMLLSNIAANILNKYDFQITEIHHKNKKDAPSGTALKISSEIENGLESAGIYNKNIPINFVRAGGVVGKHHVLIVGDNDKIEISHESFSRKAFAEGAINAVNYIYKKSGYYEMKNILDLKRILYKYIDTMDSALC; from the coding sequence ATGATTAAAGTAGGATTAATAGGTTTAGGTAAAACAGGACACCATATAGCCCGAGGAATTTCAGAACAAAACAATATGAAAATCGTAGCAGCAATATGCAGCCCTAAAAGTACAAAAAAAGGTATGAACTTAGGAGAATTACTTGGAACTCATAAAACAGAAATAAAAATAAGCACTTCTGATGAGCTTCAATCCATTATTTTTAAAACTAAGCCAGATGTAATTGTAGACTTCTCAAAGCCTTCATCTACTATGGAAAATGCTTTGACAATCTCCAAGATGAAAGTAAACTTAGTAATAGGTACTACGGGTTTTACTAAAGATGATATCAGTAAATTTCAAGATATGGCTTATAGATTTAATAACGGCATAGTGTACGCTCCAAATATTACTTTAGGAGTCAATGTAGTAATGCTTTTAAGCAATATTGCTGCAAACATATTAAACAAATATGATTTTCAAATTACAGAAATTCACCATAAAAATAAAAAAGACGCACCCTCTGGTACTGCTTTAAAAATATCTTCTGAAATAGAAAATGGACTTGAATCCGCGGGAATATATAACAAAAACATACCTATAAATTTTGTACGTGCTGGTGGTGTAGTTGGAAAACATCATGTTCTCATAGTAGGGGATAATGATAAAATAGAAATAAGCCATGAATCCTTTTCAAGAAAAGCTTTCGCCGAAGGAGCCATCAATGCAGTAAACTATATCTATAAAAAATCTGGATATTATGAAATGAAAAATATACTAGATCTTAAAAGAATACTTTATAAATATATTGATACCATGGATAGCGCTTTATGTTAG
- a CDS encoding 2'-5' RNA ligase family protein: MERYVIVCTVGGGALKFHEKLTNDVCYKFNKKRTKLPAHFTIKAPFETNKIEDITNILNKFSKSNYKSPIKIEGYGAFREDVVYMDIKMSSQAKKVHDSFIDELEKVPWVKFKHNEGKNKVFHCTIVSKRIKDRFKEIWDYVNNYPCDFNEYFDNISLYMWKSNTWVLVKRYELI, translated from the coding sequence ATGGAGAGATATGTCATAGTGTGTACTGTAGGTGGCGGTGCATTAAAATTTCATGAGAAATTAACTAATGATGTCTGTTATAAATTCAATAAAAAACGTACTAAATTGCCGGCCCATTTTACAATAAAAGCACCTTTTGAAACTAATAAAATTGAGGATATAACAAATATTTTGAATAAATTTTCTAAAAGCAATTATAAGTCACCAATAAAAATTGAAGGTTACGGAGCATTTAGAGAAGATGTAGTTTATATGGATATAAAAATGTCATCACAAGCTAAAAAAGTCCACGATAGTTTTATAGATGAATTAGAAAAGGTACCGTGGGTAAAATTCAAACACAATGAAGGAAAAAATAAAGTTTTTCATTGTACTATAGTATCTAAGAGAATAAAGGATAGATTTAAAGAAATATGGGATTATGTTAATAATTATCCCTGTGATTTCAATGAATATTTTGATAATATTTCTCTTTATATGTGGAAAAGTAATACGTGGGTATTGGTAAAAAGGTAT
- a CDS encoding 3-hydroxyacyl-CoA dehydrogenase family protein: MDIKNVAVLGTGTMGNGIVQLCAESGLNVNMFGRTDASLERGFTSIKTSLKNLEEKGKIKTNISKEILKRIKGVKTIEEAVEGVDFVIECIAEDLELKQEVFSKLDEICAPEVILASNTSGLSPTDIAINTKHPERVVIAHFWNPPQFIPLVEVVPGKHTDSKTVDITMDWIEHIGKKGVKMRKECLGFIGNRLQLALLREALYIVEQGFATAEEVDKAIEYGHGRRLPVTGPICSADLGGLDIFNNISSYLFKDLCNDTEPSKLLKSKVDGGNLGSKTGKGFYNWTPEFLQKKQNERIQLLMDFLEKDKNDKSIERNI, translated from the coding sequence ATGGATATAAAAAATGTAGCTGTACTTGGTACTGGTACTATGGGAAATGGAATAGTTCAGCTTTGTGCGGAAAGCGGATTAAATGTAAATATGTTCGGGAGAACTGATGCCAGTTTGGAAAGAGGGTTTACAAGTATAAAAACTAGTCTTAAGAACCTTGAGGAAAAGGGAAAAATAAAAACCAATATATCAAAAGAAATATTAAAAAGGATAAAGGGCGTTAAAACCATTGAAGAAGCGGTAGAAGGCGTTGATTTTGTAATAGAATGTATAGCTGAAGATTTAGAACTTAAACAAGAAGTATTCTCTAAGCTAGATGAAATATGTGCCCCTGAAGTTATTTTGGCTTCTAATACTTCAGGACTCAGCCCCACAGATATAGCAATAAATACAAAGCATCCTGAGAGGGTGGTTATTGCTCATTTTTGGAATCCACCACAGTTTATCCCATTGGTAGAGGTGGTACCGGGAAAACATACTGATTCAAAAACCGTGGATATAACTATGGATTGGATTGAGCATATAGGCAAAAAAGGGGTTAAAATGAGGAAAGAGTGCCTTGGCTTTATAGGTAATCGTCTCCAGCTTGCATTGCTTAGAGAGGCATTATATATAGTTGAACAGGGATTTGCAACGGCAGAAGAGGTAGATAAGGCTATAGAATATGGCCATGGAAGAAGATTACCAGTTACGGGTCCTATATGTAGTGCAGATTTAGGAGGACTTGATATATTTAATAATATATCTTCCTATCTATTTAAAGATCTTTGCAACGATACTGAACCCTCTAAACTTTTAAAAAGTAAGGTGGACGGTGGCAATTTAGGCAGTAAGACTGGAAAAGGTTTTTATAATTGGACACCAGAATTCTTACAAAAAAAGCAAAATGAAAGAATCCAGCTGCTTATGGATTTTTTGGAAAAAGATAAAAATGATAAATCCATTGAAAGGAATATATAA